Within Fusibacter sp. A1, the genomic segment CCGTTGTCATAATTTGCAAAGCTCCCAAACTGCATGCCGTACACAGTCAAGCTAGGTAAATTGATGGATTGACTTAAAACGTCATTGGAATTACTATCTGAAGAGGTGGAATTATCAAGCGAGTCGTTGACCACTTCTTCAGGATCAGGTTTAGCGGTCACTTCTTGCGGCTTTTGATCTTCCACAACTTCAACCTCAACACCTTGCTCCAACTCTGTTTTGGGTTTATCCATCACTTTCAGGATCAAATCGGTTCCAAAAAAACCGATAATCACCGCCAAAATGGGTAATACTAAAAATAATATGCTAAATATAGAAAATTGTTTGTTTTTACGTTTTTTCACTGTCATCACCCGCTCCAAAATTCACTCATTTATTTCGATGTCCGTTAAGTATATTGTATACAAAACGAATTCTATCAATCAATTTATTCACATTTTACGCTGCAACATTTTCATTATAACATAACCTGGTGCGATTAAAAGAAAAATAACTAGTGTTTGCAGGGCTTAAAATGATATCGATAATCAATAAAGCTTTTTTAATTAGGAGGCTAACTATGCGAATAGTACCAATAAATAGTGTAACTTCAGGCTCTGTACTTGCCAATAATATCTTTTCTGAAAACGGTGACATACTCTTAAAAAAAGGGGTGATTCTCACTAAGAATCTTATCGACCGTATCGTCGATAACGGTGTCTATACCGTTTATATCGACGACGGGTATACCGATCACGAAATCGTGGATATCATTCAGCCCGAAGTACGGCTCAAAGCCATGAAGGCGATCAAAGAGACTTTTACGCAAATCGAAAACTACAACAAGCAGCTGGAAAGCCAAGTGGACTCCTTCAGCAAAAAGATTCAAATGAAAAGCATGGGCAAGTATGTCTCCAAGCTCAAGGGCATCGCTGAGTTCATCGTCGATGACATCTCCAACTCCAGACAGCTGATGATCAACCTTGTCGATATCAAAAATCTGAACAATTATCTATATGAGCATTCCCTTAGCGTGGCTATTCTTTCGACAGTGGTCGGACTTGAGATGCGCCTGAACAAACATCAGCTTTACAATCTATTCTTAGGCGCGATGGTTCATGACATAGGAAAACTCTTCATCAATAAGAACCTCATCTCGCAGTCCGAACCATATAGCGTGGAAGAGCAGAGCGCGGTCGACAGGCACACCGAAATGGGCTATGAGTACCTTAAGGAGAATTACAACTTCGAAGCGCCTGCCCGCCTGATCTCGCTGCAGCATCACGAGTGTTTCGATGGTACCGGTTATCCAAAAGGCATGCAAGGCGACAGCATTCATATCTTCTCAAGAATCGTCGCGGTCTGCAACACCTACGACATGATGGTATCCGACACACCCCAGCAAGCTGCAATTCCTGTCAATGAGGCGCTCGAGTACATCATGGGCAACGCCGGGTCGTGCTTCGACTTCAATGTTGTTGAAATCTTTTCACGCAAGGTCAATCCATACCCTATCGGCACCTTGGTCGAACTAAGCAACGGCGAGATTCATCTAGTCATAGGCGACAACCCCAACTTCCCCTTGCGCCCTATCGTGCAAAAGGTGAACAACGAACTAAGAACGTTGGAAAATAAGGCGATCGATTTGATGAAAGTAACCGATATCGTCATCTCGAAAATTCACTACTGATAAAGCCGTGTCTTCAATCAAATAGAAGGCTCAAGACACAAAAAAGCTAAGGCGCGTTTAAGTCACCTTAGCTTTTTTTGTTAGGAACATGCTATTCGAAATACTTGAAGGTCAAAATCTGTTCACCATATTTGTTCTTATTGGATTCAAAATGCCACGTCAGTCTGTAGCCCTTCGCCTTTATCACATCATAGATATGATAAAACCCGATACCCATGTCAATTATTGTCTTATCCTTTAAAAGGAGCCCGAGCACCTTGGGGCGTCTCATCATGTAATGATAGCAGCCTTCATCGTAATACAGATACCAAGGCTGCGAATTCACTGCCGACGGTGAAGAGCGAAGCGCGTCTACCAGCCACCTGTCCCCATCTTTTAAATCGCTTATCGTCTCTTCTTTTGTCTTTCGTATTTTCTTACGGATCTCAAGCGTTTGAGGGATACCGAATGCGATGATGATATGATACCTGTGGTTTGGAGGCATACCAAGATCATCCTTGGCAAACTCGTCCGAAAGGCTATGCCCAACCCAGCAGGTTCCGATACCGAGTTCTGTCATCAGTTTTACAAACGATTCCCCGAGAAATCCGATTAGAAAACTATCCTTATCGTTAGGCTCACTTGAAAGCATCAGATAATGCGGAGCGGTGACTCTGATGTATTTGCTGACCAGTCCGGTGAAGGTAGAGTGAATGATCTCCCCTTCTTTAACGACTGCAGCGTTCCAATCGATCGATTCATGGTGTGGAAACTCAAAGTTTTTCTTCCAATCGTCTATCCTGTCAAAAACAGAATTCGCAACACTTTCAGTTTTAAACTGACGTGTTGATTGCCTTTTCTCCATCCATATTTGCATGACATACTCCTTACATAATTAATTAGTATTTTCATTAATACCCATAAACTTCATTGAGAATCATTAATATTTCACCGCTCTAAGGATTGACGAATCTATCAATTTGCACTAGCATTAAATAAGATAAGTAATTTCGACAGCAATTTAAGGAGGCATTTATGGGATTTAACAGTTCAGGACTTCGCGCGCTAACCAATATCTACGGTCCGTCAAGCCACGAGACAAAGGTTTCCGACTTCATAGTAAAGCAAATCAAAGGCTTTGTCGACGAGGTGACCATCGATAAGATGGGTAATGTCATCGCCCGAAAAAAGGGAGACGGACCAAAACTGATGATCGCTGGTCATATGGATTCTATCGGCATGATGGTAACAGATATCGACGACAAAGGATTCGTTCGTTTGACAAACATAGGCGGTATCAATCCGTTTGTCACAGTAGGCGAAAGACTGCTCTTTAAAAACGGCACCATCGGCATCGCATACCACGAAGCCACAGCGGATATGGCCAAACTGAAGCTAGAAAAAGTTTTTGTAGATATCGGTGCCAAGAACAAAGAGGAAGCTGAAAAACTTGTTGCCATAGGCGATATTTGCGTCTACTCACCGGTCTTCAACGAAAGCGACAACACCGTCTCAACCGCATCGATGGATGATCGTATCGGTTGTTTTGTGATGATTGAGGCTCTAAAGAGACTGGACACTGTAAACAACGACTGCTATTTTGTCTTCACTGTACAAGAAGAAGTTGGTACACGCGGGGGTAAGATGACCGCATTCGCCATTAATCCTGATGTGGGACTTGCAGTAGATATCACGACATCTGGCGACACACCAGGTTCTAAACGATTTGCCATCAAGCTACATGAAGGTGTCGCAATCAAAGTCCGTGACAACTCGCTTCTGTCGCATCCTGCTGTCAACGATAAGCTCAAAGCCCTCTGTAAAGAAAACGACATCAAGCATCAGATGGAAGTGCTTGAGTTCGGCGGAACAGACGCTGGAGCGATCAGCCTGACACGCGAAGGAATTCCTGCAAGCTGTCTGTCCATACCTACAAGATATGCGCACAGCGCCCACGAGACCTGCTCTAAAGAAGATATCGAAGCTGGTATCCACTTGCTTACTAAGGTTTGTGAGACAAAATTCGAAATCTGATCTTAAAAAGTCCAAAAAAAAGCTAAGGCGTCTCGCCTTAGCTTTTTCTTCTTTTATTACCCTATTCGGCTTTCTTAATGACCGCAAGGCCGCTTACATTACGTTCAACGACTGTCGCGTCACCAGCAAGGGTGATGACAGCGGTTCCCGATGCCTTTGCTTTTACATTTCCGTTCACTGTCACCAGACAGACGGAGGTTCCATCAGACCTTACGACCAAATCTTCAAGTAGCAATTTGTCGGCTTTGGTGTTCGACGTGCCGCTTGTCGAAATTCTAGCATGCTTGGCCTCACCTTTCATTTTTAAGTTGGCGGTTCCAGACACATCCACATCCAGCTCGCTTGCTTTGACGACCACTTTCGCTTTAGCAGTACCAGTGACTGTCAACTCAAGGCTTTCCGATTCAATCGGTCCATAAAACTGCGACGCGCCACCGACAATCAGTTGCATGGGTGTCTGACATCTGACTGGCTCAATATGCACATTACTGATTCCTGAAACCTTTAAATAGTCTAAGGCAGGAACCGTGATTTCAGCTTTAAGTGTCGTTTTCAATAGGGAAACGGTCGGTTCCAGATCCAGTACGAGCACACTTCCTTTTGTATCGATCTTAAGCTTAGGAATCAAATTATCATCCGCCGTCACCACAAGACCGTACTCGCCCTCTTTGATCGTCACTTCAAACATGCCTTTGACATGAACACCTGTGAAAGCCCCCACCTCGATTTCTTCTGAAATAAGATTTCCACTTCCCGTTACCGCTTCTGTGACACCTTTTACCACCTGATTGATCGCACTACCTATCTGGCCTAACACTTCATTGATTCTCTCTTGTGAAAATTGATTGTTTTTCATTGTCAACACTCCTATCTCTGTTTGATGTTACAACCATCTTACCCAATAATCTTTAGAATCCGATTAGAGTCGAATAAGAGTCTGATAAAAACAAATTTACTTTTTACAAGTTTTGCACAGACCGTATACTTCAAGCTTATGGCTTTCCACATCGAATCCATTTTGCTCTGCCAGAGTGTCGATGATGTCCATCGGACAATAATCGATATTGGTGATTTTTCCACAACTCATGCAGATAAAATGATGGTGGTGTTCTCCTCCGCAAGTAAGCTTATAGTAGGACGTCTGATCATCTAGCATCGTCTTATGAAGGATCCCAATCGACTCCAGAGCTTCAAGGTTCCTATAGATCGTCGTCATATTCATCTTGACATGCTTTTCTCTTACCCATTCGAGCAGGTTTTCAACCGTCATCAGCCTGTCTTGATGTTCCACAAGGGCATGAACGACCAGTTCCCTCTGGTCCGTCAATTTAAATCCTTTTTCTTTAAGTCTCTGCAAAACATAGTCGATCGTCATCACATCATCACCTTTCGCAAGGCATCTTTCTTCAGACGTTTGAATAGCAGTATCACAAGCAGTTCAAAGACAGCCATCAGTACGATTGTCCCACCTGAAGCGAGTTCAAACTGATAAGCGATGACCATGCCTGACAAAACCGCCCCTTGAGCCAGCAAGACGGCATACAGCATCGCTTGTTTAAAGCTCTTTGCCAGTTGCAGACTGGCCGCTACAGGTAGCACCATCAAGGACGAGACCAGCAGAATCCCGACAATCCGCATAGACAAGGTTATATTCGCCGCGATCATCACGATAAACACCAGGTTGATCGCTTTGACAGGCACTCCGGACAAGGTCGCACTCACCTCATCGAATGCGATATAGAACAGTTCCTTATATAACAGGAAAACCCCGCTTACTATCACGATTCCAAGGGCGAGGATCAGCCATAGGTCTTGAGGCATCACCGTAGTGATATTACCGAACAAGTAACTGTATAGACTCGCATTAAATGACTTCGCGAGACTTATCAGTACAACGGCAAGCCCTATACCTGTCGATAGCACGATCGCTATCGCAAGCTCGGCATATTCTGCAAAGCTTCTTCGTAGTCTTTCTATGGCCAGTGCCGCTACTACCGAAAAACCAAGTGCTGTGACCACCGGGTAGGTTCCAGTCAACATTCCTGCGGCAACGCCTGACAATGCGACATGGGAAAGGCTGTCACCGATCATGGACATTCTTCTAAGCACCAGATAAATTCCGATAAGAGGGCATATGATACCGACCATGATCCCTGCGATCATCGCGCGCTGCATGAAGCCGTATGACAACATCTCAAGCATGTCTGTCCTCCTTGTCGGTCACTTTCACATGATGGTGGTCGTGGTCGTGAAGCAGTAGGTGCATATGCTCGCCATAGACCTCCTGAATGAACTCCGCAGGCGGCACCGCGCAGCAAGCATCATGGCAAACTATCTTCCCATCAGCCATGCAAGCGATTCTAGAGACCTTTTCGGTGATGACTCCTATATCATGGGATACCATCACAATGGTCATTCCATACTTTTTATTGAGTATCTCAAGCAAGTCGTAGAACTCAAGCTGTGACTTCGCATCTATACCAACTGTGGGTTCATCAAGAAAGATGATCTCCGGTTGGCTGATAAGCGCTCTGGCGATAAACACCTTTTGCTGTTGTCCACCCGAAAGATTACCGATAAGCCTTGTACCAAACTCCTGCATGCCTACGATACCGAGCACCCGCTCCACTTCTTGCTTGTGTTTCCTACCAATTCTTTTGAATAGACCAAGTGATGAAAAAAGACCGGCCTCCACCACTTCATTGACAGTAGCGGGAAAACTTGTATTGAAGGCATTTGCCTTTTGAGAGACATAGCCTATCTTATTCCAGCCCTTAAATTTTTTTATCGGTTCGCCGAACAGCTCCACATCGCCCTTGATTGGATCGAGCATGCCTAACATCAGCTTTAAAAGTGTGCTTTTAGCCGATCCGTTAGGACCGATCACGCCAAAATAATCGCCTTTTTCAATGATTAGATTCGCATCTTTTAGTACATACTGATCGTCATAAGCAAAGCTTAGGTTTTTTACATCGACAAGTTTCATTTTTTTACCAACTTCCTATTGAACTGCTTTTTTAAGTGCTTCCAAATTGTCGTACATGATTGTGAAATAGGTTTTTCCAGCATCGAGGTCTTGCTGAGTTACACTCCCTAAAGGATGTAAGGGAACCATAGCCACACCAGTCTCAGTTGCGATGACATTCGATAGCTTTCCACTGGTCAGCGCATCGTAGAAGACCGTGTTGATCTTAAGTTCATTTACCACATCGACTATTTTGCCGAGTTGAGCCGCACTAGGTTCTTCAAGCGGAGAGATTCCAGCAATCGCAATCTGGTTTAAGTGGTATCTCTGAGTCAGATAGCCAAAAGCGGCATGTCCAACTACAATATTTGCATTTGACGGATTCATCAGCGCTTTTTCATAAGCAGCATCAAGTTCTTTAAGTGCATCTACCAGTTCATCATAATTTTTCTTAAAGACCTGAGTCCTTTCTGGATCCATAGCGGCCATTCCATCGTAGATCGCTTCAGCCATCTGTACAGCCCTTAAGGGATCCAACCAGACATGGGGATCGGTATCACCTTCATGATGATCACTTTCCTCTTCACCGTCTTCGTGGTCATTCTCAGTTTCAACAATGCTCAAAAGATCCATCGTTGAAGTCGCATTGATGATCAGCAGATCATCGTTACTGACAGATCCCAATAAGGAATCTACCCAGGGTTCCATGCCTGAACCATTATAAATAAAGATATCGGCATTTTCTATCGCCCCTACCGCTTTTGCAGAAGGTTCATAATCATGGGGTTCAGACCCCGCAGGAACCATCAGACGAACCTCTGTGTCACTTCCACCAATCTGGGAAGCAAACTCGTACAAGGGGTAGATTGTCGTATAGACAAGCAGTTTCCCCTCAGAGTCGCTCGAGGTTTGCGACGGCGCGCACCCTACAAGAACCAAAGCTATGACTAATAGCACACTTGCTATCTTATATGTTTTTTTCATCATTTTTATTCTCCTTTTTGCAAATGATTTGCGTTATCTATATTAATTATGCCACAAACTGCTCAAATGTAAACAAAAAGAAGACTTTACTTTTAGTTTTCACAAAAGTCAGTCTTCCTTGTAGTCTAGTCCATTCAATTCGCACCAATCGATCGCCAAGGTGTGAAAGGCCTCTTTTTTAAAGGTGATCCAATCCTCTTCGATTTGGTAGTGTCTGATCATGGCCTTGAATCGCCTGAAGGTTCCACGGCCCCTTATTTTTTTAAATAAGGTGTTCCTCACCTCGTCCTCTTTGATGGTGTAGATGAAATCGATCATGATTTCATAATCGTTTATATCATCTTCGGCAGGAAGCGGAAGATAATCATCGCTATAGAGAATGGCTTCAATTATTTCTTTGCTTAAGGTCTCTTTGTCGTCGTCTACGCTTTTTATCGTTTCGGACCTGTAGATATCATCTGTAGTGAGCAGCTTAAGCTCACCCGTGTGGATATTGACATAAGCCATCCGGTCTCCAGATATCTTATCAAACGACGCCACAATTTCACTTATCAGTACAGTGTTTTTTTCATCCATGATTACACCTCACTATACTAATTATAAGTTTTTATTTGAGTTTTGTCAGAATTAAATTCATCAATCGATCAAATGTCCGGATTTGTCAAACTTCCAGGTGACTTTGCTTTCTGGTAGGGGTTCATCAGGTACAAGTACAAGATAAACGCAACTGAGCATTCCAAAAACGCCGAGAACTGAAAACATAGTACTGCCCGGATAATACCAGATTACAGCAATAAATGTCGCAAGAATAAGAGTATGTCTTTCAAGCCTTCTCATCCTTTTTTTCAACAGGCTATTTAAAGCAACCATCACGACTACCGTAACCGCCCACAAGATCCAAAGGCGATTAAACACGCTGGGCATCTCCTTTGATAAGAGCGAAAGCGAATCATCACGGTAAAGTTCATACAGCTTCGAAGCTTTGACCGCCGCAGGGTCGATGTTTGCAAGAAGAATGTTCTTTACAGGAAAGATCAGCCGTTCATCCTGATAAGCCTTAAAATCGGACGCACCGCGAATCACGATGACCGATTCGTTTTGCTCACCCAAAGGAACTTCAATTTCTTGCGTATTCCGTATCACATAACCGTTCAACGTGATTCCGCCGGAATCTGTCAACAGGCGCTCTTCACTGGTCGCATTGGTAAAATCGGCTTTCATGGATGATCTGGCGACAACACTGCCGTCCACCTCGATTGCCTTAAAGTCACCGGCTACCACCAATCTTGCAGTGGCATTGTTTCCTTTTATCCTATAGACGATGTCGTACTGGTAGTTTGTGCTATAGTTCGAGATGAGATCAGATCCGACTATTTTGTAATCATCCCGCACGGTATCCAACAGTCCAGTTACTAGAAACGTATCGCTTGCTGTCACAGAACTCGAAAGTCCCGCCATGATGACCAGTTTCAGAATGACAATAATCGCTACCAGATAAACATTCAGACCTCTTGATTTCATCTCGACCTCCCATAATAGTAATCTCATTTGTCTCATGTTATCACATTTTTTGGAAATAAAACCTTAAATCTATCTTAAATCTATTGATTGAGTTCTATCCATTTCTCAAGCACTGCCTCTTCACCGTCGTAGTAATTTGCAGATTTTCCCTTATGGACAATCTCCCGATCAGGCAACAGATTCACCTTTTCAGAATCCGGATATTCACAGACGTCAAATCCCAAGTTAGTCTGCAGGTCAAGGTACTGGCATTCCCCTTCGGAGTGATTGAAGAGCTGATGAGCTCCTTTAGGACCCTTCTCGAAGAAGATCACATCGCCTTGTGATACGATTTCCATCCCCTTGTGGGTTCTCAACGTCGCCTCACCGGATAGGATTACAAAAACCTCTTCGGCGTTATGATGAAAATGATAGGGATAGGAGAACTTACCCGGCTGAAGCTTCATCAGCTTGAAGTTCAAGTGCTCGGACTGGGGCATGTGTGCAAGCTTTATCGACGAAAACCATTCGAATTCGCCAATTGGAGAGTCGTTCTTTTTATAGTGTGAGTTTTTTTCATTGATTATCAGCGGCATAAGTCCTTCCATTCCTCTTTTAACAGTCCGTATTCAACCCGGTCGTAGTAGATATCGTCAATCAGCACATGCCTCTTCAGATAAGCTTCCCTCTTCATTCCAAGTTTGATCATCACTGCCTCAGAACCTTTGTTCTGAGCATTGCATCCCGTTTCTATCTTAAGGGTGTCAAGCTCCGCGAAGGCATAG encodes:
- a CDS encoding metal ABC transporter ATP-binding protein, which codes for MKLVDVKNLSFAYDDQYVLKDANLIIEKGDYFGVIGPNGSAKSTLLKLMLGMLDPIKGDVELFGEPIKKFKGWNKIGYVSQKANAFNTSFPATVNEVVEAGLFSSLGLFKRIGRKHKQEVERVLGIVGMQEFGTRLIGNLSGGQQQKVFIARALISQPEIIFLDEPTVGIDAKSQLEFYDLLEILNKKYGMTIVMVSHDIGVITEKVSRIACMADGKIVCHDACCAVPPAEFIQEVYGEHMHLLLHDHDHHHVKVTDKEDRHA
- a CDS encoding metal ABC transporter permease, whose product is MLEMLSYGFMQRAMIAGIMVGIICPLIGIYLVLRRMSMIGDSLSHVALSGVAAGMLTGTYPVVTALGFSVVAALAIERLRRSFAEYAELAIAIVLSTGIGLAVVLISLAKSFNASLYSYLFGNITTVMPQDLWLILALGIVIVSGVFLLYKELFYIAFDEVSATLSGVPVKAINLVFIVMIAANITLSMRIVGILLVSSLMVLPVAASLQLAKSFKQAMLYAVLLAQGAVLSGMVIAYQFELASGGTIVLMAVFELLVILLFKRLKKDALRKVMM
- a CDS encoding Fur family transcriptional regulator, coding for MTIDYVLQRLKEKGFKLTDQRELVVHALVEHQDRLMTVENLLEWVREKHVKMNMTTIYRNLEALESIGILHKTMLDDQTSYYKLTCGGEHHHHFICMSCGKITNIDYCPMDIIDTLAEQNGFDVESHKLEVYGLCKTCKK
- a CDS encoding HD-GYP domain-containing protein, translated to MRIVPINSVTSGSVLANNIFSENGDILLKKGVILTKNLIDRIVDNGVYTVYIDDGYTDHEIVDIIQPEVRLKAMKAIKETFTQIENYNKQLESQVDSFSKKIQMKSMGKYVSKLKGIAEFIVDDISNSRQLMINLVDIKNLNNYLYEHSLSVAILSTVVGLEMRLNKHQLYNLFLGAMVHDIGKLFINKNLISQSEPYSVEEQSAVDRHTEMGYEYLKENYNFEAPARLISLQHHECFDGTGYPKGMQGDSIHIFSRIVAVCNTYDMMVSDTPQQAAIPVNEALEYIMGNAGSCFDFNVVEIFSRKVNPYPIGTLVELSNGEIHLVIGDNPNFPLRPIVQKVNNELRTLENKAIDLMKVTDIVISKIHY
- a CDS encoding GIN domain-containing protein gives rise to the protein MKNNQFSQERINEVLGQIGSAINQVVKGVTEAVTGSGNLISEEIEVGAFTGVHVKGMFEVTIKEGEYGLVVTADDNLIPKLKIDTKGSVLVLDLEPTVSLLKTTLKAEITVPALDYLKVSGISNVHIEPVRCQTPMQLIVGGASQFYGPIESESLELTVTGTAKAKVVVKASELDVDVSGTANLKMKGEAKHARISTSGTSNTKADKLLLEDLVVRSDGTSVCLVTVNGNVKAKASGTAVITLAGDATVVERNVSGLAVIKKAE
- a CDS encoding UPF0158 family protein — encoded protein: MDEKNTVLISEIVASFDKISGDRMAYVNIHTGELKLLTTDDIYRSETIKSVDDDKETLSKEIIEAILYSDDYLPLPAEDDINDYEIMIDFIYTIKEDEVRNTLFKKIRGRGTFRRFKAMIRHYQIEEDWITFKKEAFHTLAIDWCELNGLDYKED
- a CDS encoding cupin domain-containing protein yields the protein MPLIINEKNSHYKKNDSPIGEFEWFSSIKLAHMPQSEHLNFKLMKLQPGKFSYPYHFHHNAEEVFVILSGEATLRTHKGMEIVSQGDVIFFEKGPKGAHQLFNHSEGECQYLDLQTNLGFDVCEYPDSEKVNLLPDREIVHKGKSANYYDGEEAVLEKWIELNQ
- a CDS encoding M42 family metallopeptidase, with amino-acid sequence MGFNSSGLRALTNIYGPSSHETKVSDFIVKQIKGFVDEVTIDKMGNVIARKKGDGPKLMIAGHMDSIGMMVTDIDDKGFVRLTNIGGINPFVTVGERLLFKNGTIGIAYHEATADMAKLKLEKVFVDIGAKNKEEAEKLVAIGDICVYSPVFNESDNTVSTASMDDRIGCFVMIEALKRLDTVNNDCYFVFTVQEEVGTRGGKMTAFAINPDVGLAVDITTSGDTPGSKRFAIKLHEGVAIKVRDNSLLSHPAVNDKLKALCKENDIKHQMEVLEFGGTDAGAISLTREGIPASCLSIPTRYAHSAHETCSKEDIEAGIHLLTKVCETKFEI
- a CDS encoding nitroreductase family protein — translated: MQIWMEKRQSTRQFKTESVANSVFDRIDDWKKNFEFPHHESIDWNAAVVKEGEIIHSTFTGLVSKYIRVTAPHYLMLSSEPNDKDSFLIGFLGESFVKLMTELGIGTCWVGHSLSDEFAKDDLGMPPNHRYHIIIAFGIPQTLEIRKKIRKTKEETISDLKDGDRWLVDALRSSPSAVNSQPWYLYYDEGCYHYMMRRPKVLGLLLKDKTIIDMGIGFYHIYDVIKAKGYRLTWHFESNKNKYGEQILTFKYFE
- a CDS encoding metal ABC transporter solute-binding protein, Zn/Mn family is translated as MMKKTYKIASVLLVIALVLVGCAPSQTSSDSEGKLLVYTTIYPLYEFASQIGGSDTEVRLMVPAGSEPHDYEPSAKAVGAIENADIFIYNGSGMEPWVDSLLGSVSNDDLLIINATSTMDLLSIVETENDHEDGEEESDHHEGDTDPHVWLDPLRAVQMAEAIYDGMAAMDPERTQVFKKNYDELVDALKELDAAYEKALMNPSNANIVVGHAAFGYLTQRYHLNQIAIAGISPLEEPSAAQLGKIVDVVNELKINTVFYDALTSGKLSNVIATETGVAMVPLHPLGSVTQQDLDAGKTYFTIMYDNLEALKKAVQ